From the Micromonospora sediminicola genome, one window contains:
- a CDS encoding hydantoinase/oxoprolinase family protein gives MTYRLGVDVGGTFTDILLIDEATGDTYRAKTSSTPEDQSVGVLRGIERACAAAGVPMSEIAEVFHGTTVATNAILEGKGARVGLVTTEGFRQVLQIARSFVPGGLAGWIIWPKPEPLAALEDTVEVRGRIGADGTVVTDLDEADVRAKLRRLRTQGIEALSVSLINSYANPEHERRVAELAGEELPGVPVSLSSSVLPELREYERTITTVANAAVQPQVARYVANLEAQLRESGVAGRLCILRSDGGLVSAAVAADNPVNLLLSGPAGGVTGATWVAEQAGYRDFLTFDMGGTSTDVALVQGLSPRVGRETTVGDLKVRATSVDVRTVGAGGGSIAHVPPLTQALRVGPQSAGAAPGPAAYAAGGDQPTVTDANVVLGYLPTDLAGGEITLDRAAARAAVKSIADATGLESVEAAAAGIVDIVNENMFGALRLVSVQQGFDPRDYALVAFGGAGPLHANALGRLTGAWPVIIPPSPGVLCAYGDATTNLRDESVRTLVRRFGELTDASLRAVLDELAGKACATLAEQGVPTGEQRVVYSADLRYHGQGFEIPVAVDIDAFDGAGGGLAALRSAFDADHQRLFSFVLDAEHELVTVRATAHGPRPQVAAPELEAGDGDPSAALRAHHRIWVDGAEVEAGGYDRALLRAGDAVPGPAIITEMDSTTLVLPGHTATVHPSGSLLIRPVDTPTES, from the coding sequence ATGACCTACCGGCTCGGTGTGGACGTGGGGGGAACGTTCACCGACATCCTGCTGATCGACGAGGCGACGGGAGACACCTACCGGGCCAAGACCTCCTCCACCCCCGAGGACCAGTCCGTCGGGGTGCTGCGGGGCATCGAGCGGGCCTGCGCGGCGGCCGGCGTGCCCATGTCGGAGATCGCCGAGGTGTTCCACGGCACCACGGTCGCCACGAACGCGATCCTCGAGGGCAAGGGCGCGCGGGTCGGGCTGGTCACCACCGAGGGCTTCCGGCAGGTGCTCCAGATCGCCCGGTCGTTCGTGCCGGGGGGCCTCGCCGGCTGGATCATCTGGCCGAAGCCGGAGCCGTTGGCGGCCCTGGAGGACACCGTGGAGGTGCGCGGCCGGATCGGCGCCGACGGCACGGTGGTGACCGACCTGGACGAGGCGGACGTCCGCGCGAAGCTGCGCCGGCTGCGTACGCAGGGCATCGAGGCGTTGAGCGTCAGCCTCATCAACTCCTACGCCAACCCGGAGCACGAGCGCCGGGTGGCCGAGCTGGCCGGCGAGGAGCTTCCGGGCGTACCGGTGTCGTTGTCGTCGTCGGTGCTGCCGGAGCTGCGCGAGTACGAGCGGACCATCACCACCGTCGCGAACGCCGCCGTGCAGCCGCAGGTGGCGCGCTACGTGGCGAACCTCGAGGCGCAGCTGCGCGAGTCGGGGGTGGCCGGACGGCTGTGCATCCTGCGCAGCGACGGCGGTCTGGTCTCCGCGGCCGTCGCCGCGGACAACCCGGTGAACCTGCTGCTGTCCGGCCCCGCCGGCGGGGTGACCGGCGCGACCTGGGTGGCGGAGCAGGCCGGCTACCGGGACTTCCTGACCTTCGACATGGGCGGCACCTCCACCGACGTCGCCCTGGTCCAGGGGTTGTCGCCGCGGGTGGGTCGGGAGACCACCGTCGGCGACCTGAAGGTCCGGGCCACCTCCGTCGACGTTCGTACGGTGGGCGCCGGAGGCGGCTCCATCGCCCACGTGCCACCGCTGACCCAGGCGCTTCGGGTGGGCCCGCAGTCGGCCGGCGCCGCCCCCGGTCCGGCCGCGTACGCGGCGGGCGGCGACCAGCCGACGGTGACCGACGCGAACGTCGTGCTCGGCTACCTGCCCACCGACCTGGCCGGGGGCGAGATCACGCTGGACCGCGCGGCGGCGCGGGCGGCCGTGAAGTCGATCGCCGACGCCACCGGGCTGGAGTCGGTGGAGGCCGCCGCCGCGGGCATCGTCGACATCGTCAACGAGAACATGTTCGGCGCGCTGCGGCTGGTGTCGGTGCAGCAGGGCTTCGACCCGCGCGACTACGCGCTGGTGGCCTTCGGTGGAGCCGGTCCGCTGCACGCCAACGCCCTGGGCCGGCTGACCGGAGCCTGGCCGGTGATCATCCCGCCGTCGCCCGGGGTGCTGTGCGCCTACGGCGACGCGACGACCAACCTGCGCGACGAGTCGGTACGCACGCTGGTGCGCCGCTTCGGCGAACTCACCGATGCCAGCCTGCGCGCCGTCCTCGACGAACTCGCCGGCAAGGCGTGCGCCACCCTCGCCGAGCAGGGCGTCCCCACCGGGGAGCAGCGGGTCGTCTACTCCGCCGACCTGCGCTACCACGGGCAGGGCTTCGAGATCCCCGTGGCCGTCGACATCGACGCCTTCGACGGCGCCGGCGGTGGGCTCGCCGCCCTGCGGTCGGCGTTCGACGCCGATCACCAGCGGCTGTTCTCCTTCGTCCTCGACGCCGAGCACGAACTGGTGACCGTCCGGGCCACCGCGCACGGTCCGCGGCCGCAGGTCGCCGCGCCCGAACTCGAAGCCGGAGACGGTGACCCGAGCGCCGCGCTGCGGGCCCACCACCGGATCTGGGTCGACGGCGCCGAGGTCGAGGCCGGCGGCTACGACCGGGCCCTGCTGCGCGCGGGCGATGCCGTACCGGGCCCGGCGATCATCACCGAGATGGACTCCACGACCCTCGTGCTGCCCGGTCACACGGCCACCGTGCACCCCAGTGGCAGCCTCCTCATCCGTCCCGTCGACACCCCCACGGAGAGCTGA
- a CDS encoding hydantoinase B/oxoprolinase family protein, with the protein MARLIETATGPLRSVDVDLVTLDLIENGLRNARYEMDEVLFRTALSPGIREQHDEFPLIANRDGKMMVGQFGLSIPDFLENFDGDIEEGDVLLTSDPYSCGAAISHANDWLVVLPIFFEGRIVGWAAMFGHMSDVGGKTPASMPTDARTIFEEGVVIPPFKLYRRGVLAEDALRIILNQVRKPDWNRADLNGIVAACRTASRRVQEMCARFGVDTYDSALDQLLDRNYRAMKVLLETVFAEGETLSFTDYICDDGLGYGPYELKLSLTRTGEKVLLDFTGSSPQAQGPINYYINENLVRMFFGIYMITVADPQILWNDGFYPLVDVTIPDDSFWKPAYPAALNARNHGIGRVFDLFGGLLGQTNPGLLNAAGFSSSPHFMYSGTYGPGERKGEWFQLYSIGFGGIPGRPVGDGPDGHSLWPSFVNIPCEYLESYYPLRVERWETVADTGGAGLHRGGNGVDVAYRFLEAGTIAIHDDRWLTYPWGVNGGEPGARGRKWLERADGRTEILGSKVHDVPVAPGDVLHFVTWGGGGWGDPLARDPELVGLEVRRGLVTPAGARRYGVVCDEAGAVDVAATEEVRAELRRGRPDPLPTFDMGPPIGTVLDRCLEETGLPAPRPPVAR; encoded by the coding sequence ATGGCACGCCTCATCGAGACCGCTACCGGACCACTTCGCTCCGTGGACGTCGACCTGGTCACCCTCGACCTGATCGAGAACGGACTGCGCAACGCCCGCTACGAGATGGACGAGGTGCTCTTCCGGACCGCGCTGTCGCCGGGAATCCGGGAGCAGCACGACGAGTTCCCGCTGATCGCCAACCGGGACGGAAAGATGATGGTGGGACAGTTCGGGCTGTCCATCCCCGACTTCCTGGAGAACTTCGACGGTGACATCGAGGAGGGTGACGTCCTGCTGACGTCGGACCCGTACTCCTGCGGGGCCGCGATCAGCCACGCCAACGACTGGCTCGTGGTGCTGCCCATCTTCTTCGAGGGACGGATCGTGGGCTGGGCGGCGATGTTCGGGCACATGTCCGACGTCGGCGGCAAGACCCCGGCGTCGATGCCGACCGACGCCCGCACCATCTTCGAGGAGGGCGTGGTCATCCCGCCCTTCAAGCTGTACCGCAGGGGTGTGCTCGCCGAGGACGCCCTGCGGATCATCCTCAACCAGGTGCGCAAGCCCGACTGGAACCGCGCGGACCTCAACGGGATCGTCGCGGCCTGCCGGACCGCCTCCCGTCGGGTCCAGGAGATGTGCGCCCGGTTCGGGGTCGACACCTACGACTCCGCGCTCGACCAGCTCCTCGACCGCAACTACCGGGCCATGAAGGTGCTGCTCGAGACGGTGTTCGCCGAGGGCGAGACGCTCTCGTTCACCGACTACATCTGCGACGACGGGCTCGGCTACGGGCCCTACGAACTCAAGCTCAGCCTGACCCGCACCGGCGAGAAGGTGCTGCTGGACTTCACCGGCAGCAGCCCGCAGGCGCAGGGACCGATCAACTACTACATCAACGAGAACCTCGTCCGGATGTTCTTCGGCATCTACATGATCACCGTCGCCGACCCGCAGATCCTCTGGAACGACGGCTTCTACCCGCTGGTCGACGTCACGATCCCCGACGACTCGTTCTGGAAGCCCGCGTACCCCGCCGCCCTCAACGCGCGCAACCACGGCATCGGGCGCGTCTTCGACCTGTTCGGCGGCCTGCTCGGCCAGACCAACCCAGGGCTGCTCAACGCCGCCGGATTCTCGTCGTCACCGCACTTCATGTACTCGGGCACCTACGGGCCCGGAGAGCGCAAGGGCGAATGGTTCCAGCTCTACTCCATCGGGTTCGGCGGCATCCCGGGCCGGCCCGTGGGCGACGGCCCGGACGGCCACTCGCTGTGGCCGTCGTTCGTCAACATCCCGTGCGAGTACCTGGAGTCCTACTACCCGCTGCGCGTCGAACGCTGGGAGACCGTCGCGGACACCGGCGGCGCCGGACTGCACCGCGGCGGCAACGGCGTCGACGTGGCCTACCGGTTCCTGGAGGCCGGCACGATCGCGATCCACGACGACCGCTGGCTGACGTACCCGTGGGGCGTCAACGGCGGCGAGCCGGGCGCCCGTGGCCGCAAGTGGCTCGAACGCGCCGACGGCCGCACCGAGATCCTGGGCAGCAAGGTGCACGACGTGCCCGTGGCCCCGGGCGACGTGCTGCACTTCGTCACCTGGGGCGGCGGCGGCTGGGGCGACCCGCTCGCCCGCGACCCGGAACTGGTCGGCCTCGAGGTCCGCCGGGGCCTGGTCACCCCCGCGGGCGCCCGTCGCTACGGCGTGGTCTGCGACGAGGCCGGCGCCGTCGACGTCGCGGCCACCGAGGAGGTACGGGCCGAGCTGCGCCGCGGACGCCCCGACCCCCTGCCCACGTTCGACATGGGGCCGCCGATCGGGACGGTCCTGGACCGGTGCCTGGAGGAGACGGGCCTTCCCGCTCCCCGGCCGCCCGTCGCCCGATGA